In the Silene latifolia isolate original U9 population chromosome 1, ASM4854445v1, whole genome shotgun sequence genome, ttattttgtaagttTATAGTATTAGAAACTAAAACTTTCTCTGAATATTTTCCATAAACAATGTCAACTAAAATTACGTAAAACATTTAGCAGATAATATATgaattttcatatttttaaaaTTTAGATTAAATATATTCTTACAAAACGACCTATATGAAATGCTATTGGTTACGGAGTAGCGATTTGTTATATTGCAATCTTGTTTCATAGGTAGACTAATACacatcatactccctccatttaccTATTTattttcttcccatttctcatttttggcaatttatttcttttcttcctatttctcttctttccttatttAGACATCCAAATGACAAAAATTTCCTAACCCCACTTGTATATTTACAATATTTGTCATTGCTTTTTCAttactttttcattctttaatccCTTTTCATTACTCTTTCATTACTTTTGTTACTTTTTCAttactttttcattctttaatccATTTTCTTAATTGTTGTGCAAAAAGAAATGAGATGAAAATAGATAAACGGAAGGAGTATATAATAATAAGATCATATAAATCAGGAAAAATTCTTACGTACTCCGGGAGTACCGTACTCCTTACACTTAAAACTAATCCACCAAATAGAATATAATAATATCCTAGGTGTAAGGAGTACGGTACTCCCGGAGTACACAAGAATTTTTCATAAATCAGAGGTAAGGCCCAACTTTTACAGAATAATAGCAATTAATAGAGACCCAACCCCTACCTAAAATAGTTGAGCGGGAAATTTTGGAGTATTACTTATTCTTTTAGTTAAAGGGAGATTATTTATAAATAATTGTCAATTCATTAAATTTTCATATGTCTCATGTATTTTGAtttgtaataaaaaaaaataatcaagAGAGTTGACTAATAATGTTATGAGATGTGTATTTTAGTGATTTTTTTTATATCAAATGACATCATTTTTTCCTGAAATTTTTTTAATAGTCTTTTTATCacaaaactaataataataataataataataataataataataataatagtgtatAGCGTTTCATTTTAATTCGCAAATCTTCTTACTACACCCTGACCAACGTCAATGTCTTCTCCAATCGGTTAAGAAGACATAATGTTCACAATCATAATTATTTGCAATAATTTGTATTAATTGATACTATAGAAGATGTATGCATTTATTAGCAAATAGCAACAATATAGTTTCCTTTTTTAAATCGAATACTTTGGAGGGAAAATTAAGagagtttttattctcttagtagtaagggaGATAGCAAAGTAAATAAGATATTTTATCAAAATAGGAATTGTGATTTAGACGGGAAAATTTGAAGCTTTTCCTATTCTTTTATGGGTTTGGTAGAAGGTCTATAAGAAAGAGAAAGGAACAAAGTGACACAAATAAAGAAAATGAAATTTCCTTCCTTGCCCCCTCAATCCATCTAATTCCTTACTCTCCACTCCAAGGGATGAGATTTCATTACTTTTTACTCTGACCTTATTTACCTACCACCACACTTGCGACTTCTACCACACGAGTCACCATCAAAACGCCatcgccgccgccaccaccaccaccaccaaaacaaccaccacaaccgccccacataaaccaccaccacaacaccatcgCCACAACCACCATCACCTAAACGCACCATCCACacaccaaaacaaaccacaaaccaCCATAGTTCATTTTTCTTGACGTAACCAAACAATTAGTTAAGTTTTAGGTAATTCCTTACTTTTTCCCTTACCCTTTCTAATTtccttttcctttccctttctctaaccaaacgcTCCCTTAGTGTTTAGTagtacaaagcgtcttgcttgtgacggactaatcccgtcacaagcttgtgacctctcacaaaaagggagaggggacaaggtggggcaccctcatgtgcttctcactcacctctcaatgggtattttgtgagagaaaaaaaTAGGGGATTGTGAATTCTACTATTATTCCATATTCCTTATGATCGAGATGAACGATTGGTAATAAACTGTAGAGCTACAGTTTTTGACCGTTGGTGTTGGTCTTGTATACTGTACTAGAAAAGGGTGCCGTGGTGGTTTAGGGTCTTAGATACTTAGGGTGGTGGTGTTGAATGTTGATGTGGGTGGGGGTTAAGGGGTGGCACTGGGTTGTGTCGTGCCGCTAGTTATGTCTTCTCTCATGCCTAATATAGAGAAATGACTCACTTCCAGTCCGGGGTTTTGGTCGGGATGTTACAACAATTTTAGCACGAGTAGATAGATATAGGTTGAGCAGCAAAGCGATATGTTTCCTCGGTACCTATAAAATGAGGTGTTGCTAATATGATTCTTACTAAAACGAGGTATAAATCCCGTTAAAATAAACACCTTGAAAATAGATTGTAATTCCTTCCTAATTTGAGTCTTGGTATTGATCAGAACTCAATCTGCATATAGCCCGCCTTAGTATGTTCGATTACCGAAGCAACTTCAATTATCTTCAGGCTGCATTTGCTTGCAATTCCccaaaaaagtttttttttttttttttttttttttttttgacagctgtgAAAAAAGAGTTTTACATTATAGTGGTACGCTTAACTAAACCATACCTAAACACTACAACATAAAACATTAGAGTACTACTAATAATATAAACTAAAACAAGGTAAAAATTGCATCGGTTAATAGCACAGTGCTGATGGCGTAAGACGAAGGTCTGAACACGCTCTTCGAAAACAAAATCTACCCCAATCGTTAATGGATGAGCAACGTCGGCCAAAGGAAAATACCCATCTTTGTTAGTCTTGATTGATGTAGCTTCagagaaatacctgcaacaaaACCCAAGAAagggtctcggagattcatctccttggctgtgaTAATCTTCCTCAAAAAGCCAACTAGCCTCCACAAACTCATTGTAACTCGTCTTTATCGATACAACttcggagaaatacctgcaacaagacctAAGAGagcgtctcggagattcatctccttggttGTGATACACCTCATCTGGAAACCAACGAGCCCCTTGATTCAACGAGGAAGaacaaagtgcacttacgcccCAAGGACGTAGAAAGAAAAGGCGGAAAACAGACCACAAAAATCTGTCTCTAGAGGAGAACAAACTCCTACACTTTAGGACACAATCCCCGCTGACCAGAACCTCGTAGCCAAGAAAATCGAGTAAAAAGGTAGAAAACAAAGGGGGAAACCATTTAAACATCCCTCTAATCAAAACCAACTCAGGAGACCGCAGTGAGTTGAACACAACAGTGAGCCGATGCAAAATACCAATCATCCTAATTACGCCGGGGATAAGGGGACAGGACACCCCAAACCATCCACCGGAGCCCATTATTTGAATTAACAAAAAACAGAAGAAGTCGGAAAAACACATTAATCAGTGGTGAACCCACCGCATCCGACCCACCAACGACACAACCAAAGATCCGACTCCACCCTACCAAACACACCTCCACAGACAGACAAACGGCCCAATCGCAACGGCTTTACTCCTAACAAAAAAGAAACAGAAGACAACACCATCGGTCCCGGCGGACCCAACAACCACCAAACCCGAACTGAGACTCCAAATTCCACAACGAACCCCCCAGGACCATCGGCTACATGCTACAAAACCAACCTAGACAACAACCCAGCCCGACACGCGACACGCCAAAGCAGTAAATGGAACAAAACGGAGGGGAGAGGGGCGAGGGGAAGGGGGAAACTCCGAAAAAGTTCCAAAACCACCACCATAAACAAAAGGACACCAAAACAACCAACACCCAAAGACCAGACCAACGACCCATAAGCAAAAAGGAACAAACCAGATTGGGGAAAGGGGCGAGGGAGAGGGGAAAACAAACCCGTTTGGCCAGCACGTCCTTCGATGACAGGACAGGAGAACAGAGGAACGGAACGACCTCAGAGCACCGACACCAAACCTAACCAATCCACCGGACGACCGAGACGGAACCCCAAACAGATTTCAACAAAAGGAGTGAAAGCCGGCGAAGGTGAACGGAGTCAGGGGAGACGTGACTAATCACCGGAGATAGGTTAAAGGGAGAACCCATCTCCGGCGACAGGGTAAGGGAAGCAGAAGAGGAGGTGTGTTGAAGGGTGTGGCGGCGGCTCAATCAAAATTAgggttgtttgatttgtttaGAGAGAAGGGGGAGGTTTTTCTTAGAGAGAGAACGTAGGATTAATGtatcatatgttgcataaatgTCTTTCTTTAATAGAACTTTTTTTTGAATACTCAAAACTCGAATACTTGCGTCTGTTTGATGATGTTTCTGAAATCCGCTGCAAAGTCGATCAAGTTGTGGGATACTTCATTGTTTATGCAGCACTAAGTTTAGCAGTAAATGGCAAGACGTCGAGGATGGGTGAGATTTACTAATACATACGGAATCTTGGACAGAACATGGCCCGAACATTAGCAAGTATTCGGGTATTTTGTACTTGCTGCTATTCATTGTTTTTTCAATTCAATCATGTTTCAATTGAATTGTGGCATGCTCATATAGTCAGCAATCGGAATGCAAGCTCATTCATATATAAAGGAGATATTGCACACATGTATAGCATTCCTCATTCATTCATACAGGAGATGTTGCATTGATGTATAGCAGTTCGTATGTATAACTCTCGACAATGAAGAATGAACTGCGATTTTCAGAGTTATTGAAGAATGCAACATAAATAACACAAATTGTATGTAGCACAACACTGTTTTGGCATTTTATAGTGTGAGACGGTCCTTCTATTTGCTAAACACACATTTATTATTGTCGATAAACTAACGTTCTTATTTATGAAAGGACCGTCTCAGACTCTCACGCTATCACACGGTCTTACACAAACAATTGGAAGAAAGAAAGATAAAAGTATCTAAACATACCATAATATGAACTCGTATCTGCAGAATTCAAGGCATACAAGGCCCAGGGGATACCGAGAAAAAAGAAGCTACAACAATATGCCAGGAATAGTACGAATTCTCGCCAAGCAAACAAGGCTTGCACGTCTCTAAACCCCGACCCCCCGATGTACTTGAACTCTTTGTCTCTTTTTTAATTTATTGTCCGTttcgaccaaaaaaaaaaaaaaaaaaaacaacacgaGCATTGAGAAGCAATTGACATATTCATGGTTAAACGGAGTAGTACTCTTATTCATGGGAAAAACTTCAAATCGCGAGCTCCGTATCCTGCGGACAACACCAAGCTCTCCGAATATGTTTCCAATTGTCCATCAAACCTCATATATCTTTGAAGCTCCTGCATTTCGCAACTAGCTATATTATAAGCCTCCTCCCCACAAACAAAATAGCCACCGTCACTCTCACAATAGAACACCTTTCGATGTTTACAAATGCAGTTAGTGAACGCTTTATAACCGTACCAACTTGATTTCCCAGTAAACCATAAAGACCAGGGCCGGTTTACGTTGGCCTGTTCTAGCACCCATATGCTGGAATTTACCTCAGAAATACTGAAAATCGCTAGCGAATCCCTAAGAAGAAACAGAAACCTCAAGTATTGTGTTTCCTCCAAACTAAATGGCAGTTTCAAAAAGGTGATATTTTCCGACTCGAAGTCAAAGGAACCAAGATGAGTTAATCTATTATCTTGGTTTTGGTTATCAATTTGTCCAAGCCAATATGCTGCCCCTCGAAAAGAAACAGCAGTTGATACAGAATGAAACGGCCCAAACGTACCTGTAGTGTTCGGCAAAATTATATCGAATTGATTATTTCTGACAGTCCATTGTTGATCACCGAGTGTATAAACCGCAAAAAACATTTTTCTAGGCTCTACATCCGGACTTTTTTCAAATGTGAACGCAACCACTTTATAATCCTTACTAACAGGAGCGAAACCAAACAGATAAACAGAATTGGTGAACAAAGACGTTGAAAATGGACAAGCGGGAATTACCAATGATTTGCGAATACAAGGGTTCCACAATCTCAACTCTTCCCGGTAACAAGGAGGGCCATCATTTCTACTAACAAGGAGCAACCCATTACAGCTACCTATAATACGGTACGAGTACGAATCATGTCTCTTGAAAATTCGACAGGTTTTTTGAAGCGTTTCGGCCTTACGGACTGTCAACGAGCACCCAACATTGTTATAGAGTCCCAAACCCTCGAGAGCTACTAATAATTTGGTTTTTTTATTATCATCAGAATTGTTATTGCAACGTCGAAAATGCATATTAACGAAATCAGGGTGATTAATAATGGAACACCAAGATTTGCAAACGCATATGGATTTTATCAGGGTTTTTGTTggtaatttttcaaaaatttgagtCCAAATTTCGGGTGGTAAATACTTGGTTTCTGAAATCCGTCGAGATTTCGACGGCTTCGTGGGATTATTACTGCTATTCATTGCTTCTGCAGCAGTAAAACTGTAAAAAGGGTTAGAAGTGGGAGAAGGAGTAGGGTAGTGCCGTAGTGGTAAATATATACACCGTATATGTAAATACGGAGTATTTCATAAATTATTTCTTACCTTTTTTTATTGATATTCTTACTCATACCTATCTTAGTCTAGGTAGCACTAAAATGGATACGGAAACGGACACGAACAACACATAACATGGTATCTTATAAAATACAGAACACGAGACATTTcttaaaatttataaaatatatgagtatattttatagttatataaGAGTACAATAttcctttcaaaaaaaaataaagagtACAATATTATTAATGAAGACATTCAAATATTAGCTTAATACTTTCCCTAGACCTCTCTGGCTCCATTGATCTGCTTTGCTCTCGGCTCGTTCCGATTCTCAGTTTGGGAAGACCTCGGTTCAGTTCCGCCCTTCTAGCAAAACACATGCCTTGAACCACTTCCgcatttctttattttattattatttttttgtttatGAAAAGATTTAAAAACTTGTTGGAGGGTTTCAGGGCGCTTTGCAAAGTTGCAAAAACAGCATATTCCATTTTCGGGTTTCTTCTCCATTTTATACTCCCCTGGTTCGGTAGTGAGTCTAGAGGGAGATATGGAGATTGGAGAGCCAGGTTTTGAATTACTCCCTTTGTTCTGCCAATACAAAAGTGGAGAATGATAATATGACCAGGACCGAGTGAATATTCGTATAATTATAACTGTCAGGAAGATCAGAAGAACATAAATGTCCAGGTAAGACGGTTTCTGTTGGTCTGCGAGTTTCAGATTTATCGCAGAGCATATGCAGCAAACATTCGGTTTCAGCTCGCGATG is a window encoding:
- the LOC141587354 gene encoding uncharacterized protein LOC141587354, translated to MHFRRCNNNSDDNKKTKLLVALEGLGLYNNVGCSLTVRKAETLQKTCRIFKRHDSYSYRIIGSCNGLLLVSRNDGPPCYREELRLWNPCIRKSLVIPACPFSTSLFTNSVYLFGFAPVSKDYKVVAFTFEKSPDVEPRKMFFAVYTLGDQQWTVRNNQFDIILPNTTGTFGPFHSVSTAVSFRGAAYWLGQIDNQNQDNRLTHLGSFDFESENITFLKLPFSLEETQYLRFLFLLRDSLAIFSISEVNSSIWVLEQANVNRPWSLWFTGKSSWYGYKAFTNCICKHRKVFYCESDGGYFVCGEEAYNIASCEMQELQRYMRFDGQLETYSESLVLSAGYGARDLKFFP